In Zingiber officinale cultivar Zhangliang chromosome 3B, Zo_v1.1, whole genome shotgun sequence, a single window of DNA contains:
- the LOC121968644 gene encoding alpha-humulene 10-hydroxylase-like, with translation MEAHMVLVGSLSSSFFVALFLFVFFIATLKRMRKSSEAGQKLVRLPPGPPRLPLVGNIHHLAGANPHRKLRHLARAHGPLLLLRLGQADLVVASSVEAVEEIVKVHDLNFADRPSDLTFANILSYDGLSVAMAPYGGYWKQMRKVYAMELLNSRRVKSFAAIRERAVRKLSVEIANASRSQSTAPLNLSQMVMSMTNELVIRAAFGERCEQKGKFLKLVKEGVGLVTSFAVADMFPSLKFLDTLTGLKFKLQSVRRQIDEVFDEIISQRQVDRASGSSEEEDRIIDVLLRLKDQADDDQEFPITSTSIKAIVLEIFLGGTETSSTVIEWAMSELMKNPEVMEKAQREIRESMQGQGKTELEESDIAKFDYLKLVIKETLRLHPPGPLLLPRVCRETCEVLGYRVPAGARVLINAWALGRDERYWGADAESFRPERFASGAVDFRGFNFEFVPFGAGRRICPGMTFGLSSVEVGLAHLLFYFDWKLPGGMNAKELDMTEISGASAPRKSPLFLLANPRVPLP, from the exons ATGGAAGCACACATGGTCTTGGTCGGctctctctcttcttccttcttcgtcGCTCTTTTCCTCTTCGTCTTCTTCATCGCAACTCTAAAGAGGATGAGGAAGAGTAGTGAGGCGGGACAAAAGCTAGTCCGTCTTCCGCCTGGACCGCCTAGACTTCCGCTCGTCGGAAACATCCACCACCTCGCCGGTGCCAATCCCCACCGCAAGCTCCGCCACCTTGCCCGAGCTCATGGCCCACTCTTGCTTCTCCGGCTCGGCCAGGCGGACCTAGTGGTCGCCTCCTCCGTGGAAGCCGTGGAGGAGATCGTCAAGGTTCACGATCTCAACTTCGCCGACCGGCCGTCGGACTTGACCTTCGCCAACATATTGTCCTACGACGGCCTCAGCGTCGCCATGGCTCCCTACGGCGGCTACTGGAAGCAGATGAGGAAGGTGTACGCCATGGAGCTACTCAACTCCCGTCGCGTGAAGTCCTTCGCCGCGATTCGCGAGCGCGCGGTCCGTAAGCTCTCCGTGGAGATCGCAAATGCGTCGCGCAGCCAGAGTACTGCGCCTCTCAACCTCAGCCAGATGGTGATGTCGATGACGAACGAGCTCGTGATCAGAGCGGCATTCGGGGAGAGGTGCGAGCAGAAAGGGAAGTTCTTGAAGCTGGTGAAGGAAGGGGTGGGCTTGGTCACCAGCTTCGCCGTGGCCGACATGTTCCCGTCGCTCAAGTTCTTGGACACCCTCACCGGCTTAAAGTTCAAGTTGCAGAGCGTCCGGCGGCAGATCGACGAGGTGTTCGACGAGATCATCTCTCAGCGTCAAGTTGATCGAGCTTCAGGCTCTTCGGAGGAGGAGGATCGAATCATCGACGTGCTTCTGAGGCTTAAGGACCAAGCCGACGACGACCAAGAGTTTCCAATAACATCCACCAGCATCAAGGCCATCGTCTTG GAAATATTTCTCGGAGGAACAGAGACATCGTCGACGGTGATCGAGTGGGCTATGTCGGAGTTGATGAAGAACCCGGAGGTGATGGAGAAGGCCCAAAGGGAGATCAGGGAGTCTATGCAAGGACAGGGAAAGACAGAGCTGGAAGAGAGCGACATCGCCAAGTTCGACTACCTTAAATTAGTGATCAAGGAGACGCTGAGGCTTCACCCGCCGGGGCCCCTGTTGCTGCCGAGGGTGTGCAGGGAGACGTGCGAGGTTCTCGGATACAGAGTGCCGGCAGGGGCTCGAGTGCTGATCAACGCGTGGGCATTGGGCAGGGACGAGCGCTACTGGGGCGCCGACGCTGAGAGTTTCAGGCCAGAGAGATTCGCCAGCGGCGCCGTCGATTTCAGGGGGTTCAACTTTGAGTTTGTGCCGTTTGGCGCAGGACGAAGGATATGCCCCGGCATGACGTTTGGACTGTCGTCGGTGGAAGTTGGGTTGGCTCACCTTCTCTTCTACTTCGACTGGAAACTTCCCGGCGGAATGAACGCAAAAGAATTGGACATGACGGAGATTTCCGGGGCCAGTGCGCCGAGAAAATCGCCTCTGTTCTTGCTTGCCAACCCGCGAGTTCCTCTGCCGTAG
- the LOC121967848 gene encoding ribosome maturation protein SBDS-like yields MSKTLVQPIGQKRLTNVAVVRLKKHGIRFEIACYKNKVLSWRSGVEKDLDEVLQSQTVYSNVSKGILAKSKELIAAFGTDDQSKICLEILEKGELQVAGKERESQLSSQFRDIATIVMQKTINPETHRPYTISMIERLMHETHFAVDSNQSSKKQALEVIRELQKHFPIERSPMRLRLVVPEKSFPTLIEKLSCWNPNITSKDESGNEPSLVCELEPRFFRDCDAMMRSLQGRLEILAVSVHMEGDAQVDQYDTEEFMPRSTKEPAAVTQLGERLHEQEISTGNGHGEDQAKQNRCSACGVAFGDAKQYREHFKSDWHKHNLKRKTRQLPPLTAEECLADLELGDSKADLKEYSF; encoded by the exons ATGTCGAAGACCTTGGTCCAGCCCATCGGGCAGAAGCGCCTCACTAACGTGGCAGTTGTTCGCCTCAAGAAGCACGGAATCAGGTTCGAGATCGCCTGCTACAAGAACAAGGTCCTTTCGTGGCGATCAGGAGT AGAGAAGGATTTGGATGAAGTGTTGCAGTCACAAACAGTTTATTCAAATGTATCAAAAGGAATTCTTgcgaagtcaaaggaattgattgCAGCATTTGGCACCGATGATCAGTCAAAAATATGTTTGGAG ATCTTGGAAAAAGGAGAGCTTCAAGTTGCTGGGAAGGAGAGAGAATCTCAGTTATCTAGTCAGTTCCGGGATATTGCAACTATCGTGATGCAGAAGACAATCAACCCTGAAACTCATCGTCCCTATACAATTAGCATGATTGAGCGACTTATGCATGAGACTCATTTTGCAGTGGATTCCAATCAAAGCTCAAAAAAACAG GCCTTAGAAGTTATTAGGGAGCTTCAAAAGCATTTCCCTATTGAAAGATCCCCTATGCGATTGCGGCTTGTTGTGCCAGAGAAAAGCTTTCCTACTCTCATAGAGAAACTCAGTTGTTGGAATCCTAATATTACTTCGAAGGATGAGTCTGGAAATGAACCATCTCTT GTTTGCGAGTTAGAACCCAGATTTTTCCGTGATTGTGATGCCATGATGAGGAGCTTGCAAGGGAGGTTGGAAATACTTGCCGTATCTGTGCATATGGAGGGGGATGCTCAGGTCGACCAGTATGATACTGAAGAATTTATGCCAAGGTCAACAAAGGAGCCAGCTGCAGTTACTCAACTGGGTGAGAGGCTGCACGAGCAAGAAATTTCCACTGGGAATGGTCACGGCGAAGATCAGGCCAAGCAGAACAGATGCAGCGCCTGTGGTGTTGCATTTGGAGATGCTAAACAGTACAGGGAGCACTTCAAATCTGACTGGCACAAGCATAACCTGAAGCGAAAGACGAGGCAGCTTCCTCCGTTGACTGCAGAGGAATGCCTAGCTGATTTGGAACTGGGCGATTCCAAGGCAGATCTCAAGGAATACTCTTTTTGA
- the LOC121967852 gene encoding MADS-box transcription factor 2-like: protein MGRGKIEIKRIENSTNRQVTFSKRRNGIIKKAREISILCEAQVSVVIFSSSGKMSEYCSPSTTLPKVLERYQTNSGEKLWDAKHESLSVEIERVKKENDNMQIELRHLKGEDLNSLYPKELIPIEEALQIGLTSVREKQMEIWKMHKKNEKLLEEENKQLTYMLHHQQLAMDGSVQGLELGYKEREFAPQMTMAFRVQPIQPNLHESK, encoded by the exons ATGGGGCGCGGGAAGATCGAGATCAAGCGGATCGAGAATTCCACCAACCGGCAGGTCACCTTCTCCAAGCGCCGCAATGGGATCATTAAGAAGGCGAGAGAGATCAGCATCCTCTGCGAAGCGCAGGTCTCCGTCGTCATATTCTCAAGCTCTGGCAAGATGTCCGAGTACTGCAGCCCCTCCACCAC TTTGCCGAAGGTTTTGGAGAGGTACCAGACGAACTCCGGCGAAAAGCTCTGGGATGCAAAGCACGAG AGTTTGAGTGTTGAAATTGAACGAGTTAAGAAAGAGAACGACAACATGCAGATTGAACtaag GCATCTCAAGGGTGAGGATCTGAACTCCCTTTACCCAAAAGAATTAATTCCAATCGAAGAAGCCCTTCAGATTGGCCTTACAAGCGTAAGGGAGAAGCAA ATGGAGATCTGGAAGATGCACAAGAAGAAT GAAAAGTTGCTTGAGGAGGAGAACAAGCAACTGACTTATATGCTG CACCATCAGCAATTGGCAATGGATGGAAGCGTGCAGGGACTAGAGCTTGGATACAAAGAAAGGGAGTTTGCTCCACAAATGACTATGGCCTTCCGTGTGCAGCCAATCCAGCCTAACTTGCACGAAAGCAAATGA
- the LOC121967849 gene encoding 40S ribosomal protein S27-2, with product MVLPNDIDLLNPPAELEKRRHKLKRLVQSPNSFFMDVKCQGCFNITTVFSHSQTVVVCGNCQTVLCQPTGGRARLTEGCSFRRKGD from the exons ATG GTTCTTCCGAACGACATCGATTTGCTCAACCCTCCTGCCGAGCTCGAGAAGAGGAGGCACAAGCTCAAACGCCTCGTGCAGTCTCCGAATTCCTTCTTCATG GACGTGAAATGCCAAGGCTGCTTCAACAT AACTACTGTTTTCAGTCACTCGCAGACCGTGGTGGTGTGCGGCAATTGCCAGACGGTGCTCTGCCAGCCAACGGGCGGTCGCGCCAGGCTCACCGAGGGGTGCTCCTTCCGGCGCAAGGGAGACTAG
- the LOC121967851 gene encoding U-box domain-containing protein 26-like yields MSFPELFRCPIGLDLFTDPVALSTGQTYDRVNIEKWLAYGNLTCPVTMQRLSDTSLVPNHTLRHLIEQWLLANSAVFTTVPMKSTDVTLSALKHNLQSRESTTVTKLETLRIIKLLSSESSARQASLVREGLFELLLQVLFQFPMAEDAEIVELALDGLLNLSPSRDLESVNMLRDESNLVQLVFLLEEGNSRVKTRLCCLLEAIASCSLARELCLVLGRRERLLQVLVSLLLDKSEFRGLTEAALRAICGLCSLEANRNTAIREGAMDGLVGYLSSAIYASRSRNPNASLALATLEQLLALEVGKRRMSKMENGVMVLVKMVFRVPCDKGCSEHAVGALLLLCNDSAKARTDAINAGVLTQLLLLLQSQSGEQVKSKARALLKLLRAKWAKDQGGL; encoded by the coding sequence ATGAGTTTTCCTGAGTTGTTCAGGTGCCCAATTGGCCTCGATTTGTTCACTGATCCAGTGGCTCTCAGCACGGGCCAGACTTATGATCGGGTGAACATCGAGAAGTGGCTTGCCTATGGCAACTTGACCTGCCCCGTAACAATGCAGAGGCTGTCTGACACATCCTTAGTTCCCAACCACACCCTCAGGCATTTGATCGAGCAGTGGCTCCTTGCAAATTCTGCCGTGTTTACTACTGTCCCAATGAAAAGCACGGATGTAACACTATCTGCGCTCAAGCACAACCTCCAATCCAGAGAATCCACCACTGTGACAAAGCTGGAAACACTTCGAATTATCAAACTTCTGTCTTCGGAGTCGAGCGCAAGGCAGGCTAGTTTGGTTCGAGAGGGCTTGTTTGAGCTGCTGCTGCAAGTGCTCTTCCAGTTTCCAATGGCAGAGGATGCTGAGATCGTAGAGCTTGCTCTCGATGGACTTCTCAATCTAAGTCCTTCGAGAGACTTGGAGTCTGTGAACATGTTGAGGGATGAATCAAACTTGGTTCAACTAGTGTTTTTACTAGAAGAAGGGAATTCCAGAGTGAAGACCAGATTGTGTTGCCTGTTGGAGGCAATCGCATCGTGTAGTTTGGCACGTGAGCTGTGTCTCGTCCTAGGAAGAAGGGAAAGGCTACTCCAAGTGCTGGTCTCTCTTCTGCTCGACAAATCTGAATTCCGAGGGCTAACGGAGGCTGCCCTCAGGGCAATCTGCGGCCTGTGCTCACTCGAAGCTAACAGGAACACTGCGATCAGAGAAGGCGCCATGGACGGCCTCGTTGGTTACCTTTCAAGCGCGATCTATGCTTCGCGTTCACGGAACCCGAACGCGAGTTTAGCTCTGGCTACGCTCGAGCAACTTCTGGCGCTGGAAGTTGGCAAGAGGAGGATGAGCAAGATGGAGAACGGGGTGATGGTGCTGGTGAAGATGGTGTTCAGGGTGCCCTGTGATAAGGGGTGCAGTGAGCATGCCGTTGGGGCGCTGCTGCTGCTGTGCAATGATTCGGCCAAAGCAAGAACGGATGCCATTAACGCCGGGGTGTTGACgcagctgctgctgctgctgcagagCCAGAGCGGCGAGCAGGTCAAGTCCAAGGCCAGAGCTCTGCTGAAGCTACTGAGAGCCAAGTGGGCGAAGGACCAAGGAGGACTGTGA